A stretch of the Gracilinanus agilis isolate LMUSP501 chromosome 4, AgileGrace, whole genome shotgun sequence genome encodes the following:
- the KCNAB3 gene encoding voltage-gated potassium channel subunit beta-3 has product MQVSIACTEQNLRSRSSEDRLCGPRPVPGGGNGSGVTSSYGNPSGGGGPGSKARAVPVARPLGPPAVTHSGPLRESTGRGTSMKYRNLGKSGLRVSCLGLGTWVTFGSQISDETAENLMTVAYEHGVNLFDTAEVYAAGKAERTLGNILKSKGWRRSSYIITTKIFWGGQAETERGLSRKHIIEGLWGSLERLQLGYVDIVFANRSDPNSPMEEIVRAMTFVINQGLALYWGTSRWGATEIMEAYSVARQFNLIPPACEQAEYHLFQRDKMETQLPELYHKIGVGSVTWSPLACGVITSKHEGRIPETYRGTIKGYQWLKDKVQSEDGKKQQVKVMDLLPIAHQMGCTVAQLSIAWCLRSEAVSSVLLEVSNTEQLMENLGALQVLGQLTPQKVLEIDGLLGNKPHSKK; this is encoded by the exons ATGCAGGTGTCCATCGCTTGCACTGAGCAAAACCTCCGCAGCAGGAGCAGTGAGGACCGTCTGTGTGGACCCCGACCTGTCCCTGGGGGCGGGAACGGCAGTGGAGTGACCAGCAGTTACGGGAACCCTTCAGGGGGAGGGGGACCCGGCTCCAAGGCCCGGGCTGTGCCAGTCGCGCGACCCCTGGGTCCCCCAGCTGTGACCCACTCTGGGCCCCTACGAGAGAGCACCGGCCGCGGCACCAGCATGAAGTACAG AAACTTGGGAAAGTCTGGTCTTCGTGTATCCTGTCTTGGACTTG GTACCTGGGTCACATTTGGGTCTCAGATCTCAGATGAG ACAGCAGAGAATCTGATGACTGTGGCATATGAACATGGAGTGAATCTGTTTGACACAGCTGAGGTGTATGCAGCAGGAAA GGCAGAACGAACACTGGGCAATATCCTTAAGAGCAAGGGTTGGAG GCGATCCAGCTATATCATCACTACCAAAATCTTTTGGGGAGGACA GGCAGAGACTGAGAGAGGCTTGAGCAGAAAACACATCATTGAGG gCTTGTGGGGCTCCCTGGAACGGCTTCAACTAGGATACGTAGACATAGTCTTCGCCAATCGCTCGGACCCCAACAGTCCCATGGAGG AGATTGTCCGGGCCATGACCTTTGTCATTAACCAGGGGCTGGCACTGTACTGGGGGACATCACGTTGGGGGGCTACAGAAATCATG GAGGCCTACTCAGTGGCCCGACAATTCAACTTAATTCCCCCTGCATGTGAACAAGCCGAATACCACCTGTTTCAGAGAGATAAGATGGAGACACAACTGCCTGAGCTCTACCACAAGATAG GTGTTGGCTCAGTGACCTGGTCCCCTTTGGCCTGTGGTGTCATCACTAGCAAGCATGAAGGAAGAATCCCAGAAACCTATAGGGGGACCATCAAG GGCTACCAGTGGCTCAAGGACAAAGTACAGAGTGAAGATGGCAAGAAGCAACAGGTCAAGGTCATGGACCTGCTCCCCATTGCTCACCAAATGGGTTGCACGGTGGCCCAGCTTTCTATTG CCTGGTGTCTCCGCAGTGAGGCTGTCAGCTCCGTCCTGCTGGAGGTGTCCAACACCGAGCAACTGATGGAAAACTTGGGAGCTCTGCAG gtGCTGGGCCAGCTAACACCCCAGAAGGTGCTGGAGATCGACGGACTCCTGGGAAACAAACCCCACTCCAAAAAATAG